The following coding sequences are from one Deltaproteobacteria bacterium window:
- a CDS encoding nitroreductase has product MEIIEGIKTRQSIRAFKPNPIARDVMEKILQAVSNSPSYTNTQPWEVVVVSGKKKNELGRKLLELARAKAPTSRDLPTPKGWPPTLEERSRAHGAHRLGALGVARDDVEGREKLRLMNFEFYGAPCAVFLFIDGSLGEWSIFDLGLFTQNLILAAHSLGVESCLQASVTDYALEIKKFLGIAESKKLVIGISLGYPDEKAKLNTYHSLKQKPDEFTKWYE; this is encoded by the coding sequence ATGGAAATCATAGAAGGTATCAAGACGAGGCAGAGCATTCGCGCTTTCAAGCCCAATCCCATCGCCAGAGATGTGATGGAAAAGATATTGCAGGCGGTGAGCAACAGCCCCTCCTATACCAACACCCAGCCCTGGGAGGTGGTCGTGGTAAGTGGTAAAAAGAAGAATGAACTGGGTCGGAAACTGCTGGAACTGGCGAGGGCAAAGGCGCCGACCAGTCGCGACCTGCCCACGCCCAAGGGCTGGCCGCCGACACTGGAGGAGCGCTCCCGGGCGCATGGCGCCCATAGGCTCGGCGCGCTCGGGGTAGCGAGGGATGATGTGGAGGGGAGAGAAAAATTGCGCCTGATGAACTTTGAGTTCTACGGCGCGCCGTGCGCCGTCTTCCTCTTCATTGACGGGTCGCTGGGAGAGTGGTCGATCTTCGACCTGGGGCTGTTTACCCAGAACCTGATTCTGGCGGCGCACTCGCTTGGCGTGGAGAGCTGCCTGCAGGCCTCGGTGACCGACTACGCGCTGGAGATTAAAAAATTCCTGGGCATAGCGGAGAGCAAAAAGCTGGTTATCGGCATATCCCTGGGCTACCCGGACGAGAAGGCCAAATTAAATACCTACCACAGCCTCAAGCAAAAGCCGGATGAGTTTACGAAGTGGTATGAATAG